TTTAGTTTTAAAACCTCTTTTTTAAACTCCATATCTAAAAAGAGTCTATTTGCCAACTCTTTGTTCATCTCTTCCACTACGTTTGTTTCGTGCTCCATATACGGAAAAGTAAATACGAAATCTTCTGTCAATTTACAAAGTTCGCTATTTTTGTTAAATCTCTCCATCATATCTCTTTTTTCATAGCTTTGAAGATATAGTGAAGAGGTATAAAACAGAGTGTTTGCTAAAAAAGTCGATATCTGTTCGGAAAAATTTGGGTAGATTTTTCCTTGAATGAGCCCTTTTCTTAAGATTATGTGATTGTTTAAATCTTGCATAACAACTAGACTCATCTCTTCATCGTCAAGATAGACTTTTGGCGCGTAGGAGGGGGCTAAATTTTCATACTCTTTTAGAGCTCTTATCTCAAAACTCATTCTCTCTTTAGATAGGGGATAATCCTCTCCAGCACATCTAAGATATGGTACCGCCTGTTTGATTATAAGTGATTTTTGCGGATCTTTTTTCGATTTTGCTCTAAAAACGAAGTTTAGGTTTCCATCACCTATCTCTTGAACTTGAAGTTCCTCACCCTCGAAAAACTCTTTAATATTTTCGTATCCGTATAGATAGTCTTGAAGATTTTGTGGAGTTAAGATCTTATAACTCATCTACTATCCTTTTTTGTGATATATTTGCCGCAAATTTTACGGCGTTAATATAACTTTCAAGATTGATTTTATTATCTTTTTTGTAAGCGATATCATAGGCGGTTCCGTGATCTACCGAGGTTCTGACGATTGGAAGGTTTAGGCTCACGTTAATACTCTCTTCAAAGTACAAAGCTTTTAGGGGAGATAATCCTTGATCGTGATACATTGCTACTAAATATTTATAATTTTTTCTAAAATTTGGAGTAAAGACGATATCGGGGACAACTGGGCCGAAAAAGATCTCTTTTTTTAGTTTTTCATTGGCTTTTTTGATAGCTTTTTTGATTTTTTCCTCCTCATTACCAAGTACTCCATCGTCTCCGGCATGGGGATTAAGACCTAAAACAGGAATTTGAAGTGATGTGTTATGAGTTACGAGTGATGAGTAAAAATCTAAAAGAAATTTTTTTAGTTTTTTTGTTTTTATCTCTTTTGGTACCTTTTTTAGAGGGATATGTTCGGTATAAAGAGCTACAAACATCTTTTCGCAGCCAAGCATCATAATAGCATTTTTTTTGAAAAAGTCTCTAAGAGCATCTGTGTGCCCTTTATATTTAATACCGGCTTTTTCCCACGCTTTTTTGTGAATGGGTAGAGTTACCAAAGCTTCGGTTATACCTTTTTTTGTAAAAATAACAGCTTTTTTAAAACTATCAAAACTATATTTTCCACTTTTTTTGTCAATGGTGCCGGGACGAATCTTAAAATCTCCTTTTATATACTCAACTTCAAAATCGTAAGGAACATCTATATTTAAAAGTTTTGCCGCTTTATCAATCATTTCGTAATTTGTAAAATATATAGGGCTGCAAATCTCTTTTATTTTATTATGAGCGTTTAGGGCTATTTGAGGGCATATACCGTTTATATCGCCGATGCTGATTGCTATAGTCGGCTTTTTTTGCATTATTATCCTTTATTGATATAGTTTACTCTTTGATTAGAGCAATCATCTCTTTAGTCGCCGCTTCTAATCCCACCCAAACGCTTCTAGCTATGATGCTCTGCCCTATATTGAGCTCTATAATATTGTCGATTTTTGAGATAGCTTTTACGTTTTGATAGTTTAGTCCATGACCCGCGGCTACCGTAAGTCCTGCTTTATTTGCATAGACTGCCGAATTTTCTATATCGCCAAGAGCGTTTGATAGCATATCTCTAAGTTCGCTTCTTGATAATTCTAGCTCTTTTATGGAATGCGGGGAGTATCTAAGGTTACTATATAGCATAGCGTAGATATTTGAATAGTGTCCTGTGTGAATCTCAATCATATCGGCTTCGGTATCGGCACTTGCGGCGATTATCTCAAAGTCTGGATCCACAAACAAAGAGACGTCTATCTCATTATCTTTCAGTTTTTTACAAACATCGCTAATTTTTTCAAAATTTTTTATAACGTCTAGTCCGCCTTCGGTTGTTACCTCTTCTCTTTTTTCAGGTACTATAGTGGCTCTATGCGGTTTCAAAGAGCAGACGATATCTATGATTTCATTTTCTATAGAGCACTCCATATTGACCGGTAGAGGAGATAGTTCTACAATCTTTTTCGCATCAAAATCGTTGATATGTCTTCTATCCTCTCTTAAATGTATAGTTATCTGATCGGCTCCGGCTCTTTTAACTATACCTAACGCTTCAATGGGATCTGGATCGTTTATTTTTCTAGCCTCTCTTAAAACTGCGATATGATCTATATTGACTCCTAGTAGCATATTTTAGCTCCTTAAGATTTTACTATATTATATCAGTTATATTTTGAAGCTTTCTTTTTTAAAACTTTATTTTTTTATTCTTTTTTTGTAATATATTATAAATTTAAATTATATCTAATGTTAAAGTGTATAAACTATTATCAAAACTTTTTGAGAAAATGTTCGAAAAAAATGATAAATTACTCAATTAGAAAGGTGATATATGAAAAAACTTTATATTAGTTTGGCTTTTGCGGCTCTTTTGATAAGCGGATGTTCGGAAAAGAGTGAAAATAAAGAAAAACCTACCGTTCTTAATAAAAGTGAACAAAAAGCCCCTATACAAAATGAGAAAGAAAATGAGAAGGTTGATGGAGTTTATGGGATAAGTGCTGAGCTTGAGAAGGATGAGCCGGAGGTTAAGAGTGACTCTTTTCATCAACCTCAACAGCAACAAAACGGCGTAAAGAGCGGGAAAGTCTTAGAGAGTGTAGATGCAGGTGGTTATACATACGTAAAAGTTGAAGACAGCGGTTATGTATATTGGATTGCCGGTCCTAAAACCGAAGTTGTAGTAGGAGAGATGATCTCTTACGTTCCTCAGATGTGGATGGAAAATTTTCATAGCAATACATTAAATAGAGATTTTGATAAAGTTTTGTTTGTAGCCGTTATAGCCCCTTTAAAAGGAGATACTCAAGCTAATGCGTGTGAGACGTGTAATAGTTGCGGTGATACCAATCAAACATCACTACAAGAGTCCAAATCTGCTCAAAAGGCCGAGTCAGGTACGATAAATATAGAAAAACCGCAAGATGGTTATTCTATAGCCGAAATTTTTGAGAAAAAAGGGGAGTTAAAAGATAAGAACGTAAAAGTCAAAGGTAAAGTCACAAAAGTTTCAAGAGGGATAATGGGAAAAGATTGGGTGCATATAACCGATGACGGAAAAGACGACTTAGTGATCACTTCTCCTTCGGCAAACGTTGAAACTGGCGAGGTGGTAACGGTTATCGGGATTTTAAAAACCGATGTAGATTTAGGATACGGATACTTCTTTCCTGTAA
This Nitrosophilus labii DNA region includes the following protein-coding sequences:
- the mtnK gene encoding S-methyl-5-thioribose kinase yields the protein MSYKILTPQNLQDYLYGYENIKEFFEGEELQVQEIGDGNLNFVFRAKSKKDPQKSLIIKQAVPYLRCAGEDYPLSKERMSFEIRALKEYENLAPSYAPKVYLDDEEMSLVVMQDLNNHIILRKGLIQGKIYPNFSEQISTFLANTLFYTSSLYLQSYEKRDMMERFNKNSELCKLTEDFVFTFPYMEHETNVVEEMNKELANRLFLDMEFKKEVLKLKYLFMTKSDALLHGDLHTGSIMVNEKETYVIDPEFAFFGPFGFDIGALIANLASSYISHTVQNGNEDYREWILNTLEEIWQKFEKKFLSLWSRQKESALLTQGFIDEKTLKEYQKEFMKYILKESAGFAGCKMARRVFGIAGVEEIRGIKDDSLRKKAQKISLSTGVALVKNREKIENIKDLTTIIRKCDEWTI
- the pdxA gene encoding 4-hydroxythreonine-4-phosphate dehydrogenase, whose amino-acid sequence is MQKKPTIAISIGDINGICPQIALNAHNKIKEICSPIYFTNYEMIDKAAKLLNIDVPYDFEVEYIKGDFKIRPGTIDKKSGKYSFDSFKKAVIFTKKGITEALVTLPIHKKAWEKAGIKYKGHTDALRDFFKKNAIMMLGCEKMFVALYTEHIPLKKVPKEIKTKKLKKFLLDFYSSLVTHNTSLQIPVLGLNPHAGDDGVLGNEEEKIKKAIKKANEKLKKEIFFGPVVPDIVFTPNFRKNYKYLVAMYHDQGLSPLKALYFEESINVSLNLPIVRTSVDHGTAYDIAYKKDNKINLESYINAVKFAANISQKRIVDEL
- a CDS encoding pyridoxine 5'-phosphate synthase, encoding MLLGVNIDHIAVLREARKINDPDPIEALGIVKRAGADQITIHLREDRRHINDFDAKKIVELSPLPVNMECSIENEIIDIVCSLKPHRATIVPEKREEVTTEGGLDVIKNFEKISDVCKKLKDNEIDVSLFVDPDFEIIAASADTEADMIEIHTGHYSNIYAMLYSNLRYSPHSIKELELSRSELRDMLSNALGDIENSAVYANKAGLTVAAGHGLNYQNVKAISKIDNIIELNIGQSIIARSVWVGLEAATKEMIALIKE
- a CDS encoding GW dipeptide domain-containing protein, with translation MKKLYISLAFAALLISGCSEKSENKEKPTVLNKSEQKAPIQNEKENEKVDGVYGISAELEKDEPEVKSDSFHQPQQQQNGVKSGKVLESVDAGGYTYVKVEDSGYVYWIAGPKTEVVVGEMISYVPQMWMENFHSNTLNRDFDKVLFVAVIAPLKGDTQANACETCNSCGDTNQTSLQESKSAQKAESGTINIEKPQDGYSIAEIFEKKGELKDKNVKVKGKVTKVSRGIMGKDWVHITDDGKDDLVITSPSANVETGEVVTVIGILKTDVDLGYGYFFPVIIEEAKFEK